Genomic DNA from Comamonas resistens:
CAAAGCGTTTTTCTGAGCGTCTTCACAGAATGGGGCGCACGGCCAGAGTTGCGGCAAACAGGATGGCCAGTTCATTGAGTTGCTGGCAGGCGCCCAGACAGTCACCCGTCATGCCGCCCAGACGTTTGCGAAACCAGCGTTGCAGCAGCCAGGTGACGATGGCGCAGGCCAGTACGATTTTGGCAATCAAGGCCCAGGTGCCCAGCCACCATAGCAGGCCTAGCGCTGGCAGGCACCAGATGGCACCCGTGACCAGCCCGCCCCAGCCCAGTTGCTTGCCGGCGATGTTCAAGGTCTTGCTGGTGGCGGCCAGTCCCACATGCGGCAGGCTGTGCATGAGCAGCAGCGGCGTAAAGCGCGACAGCACATGGGCGCAGCACAGCAGCGCCATGACGGGAACCGGCCCCCAGAAAGCGGCGACGCTGCTCATGAGCACGGCAATCAGCGTGATCTTGGTCAGCAGCGCCATGAGCAGCGCCATCACGCCATAGGAGCCCAGGCGCGAATCCTTCATGATCTCCAAGGCGCGCTCTGGCGTTACAAAACCGCCCAAGCCATCGGCCACATCGGCCAGGCCATCTTCATGGAAGCCGCCGGTCAGCCACAAGGTGCCCGCCGTGCTGATGACGGCGGCCAGCAGCGGCGTCCAGGGGCTGGCCAGCGTTAACCACTGAATCAGAGCCACCAAAGCCGCGGCCCACAGGCCTACCAGCCAGCCCACGCCCGGCAGATGCGCTGCGCTGGCGCGCTGCATTTCCGGACTCCAGCCCATCCAGGCCGCCAGCCGTCCATGGATGGGGATGCGGCTGAAGAACTGCACAGCCAGCAGAAAGTGGCGCAGGGTTTGCATGGCTTGATAAAAAAGGAGCTGCATACGCTGGATAAGCTTTGATTTCAGCTGCTTTTGTCTCTGAAACCAAGCTGCAGAAAGCGCTACTAGATCCTGATTTTGCAGACCTTACTTCAAAAAAAGCTGGTAAGCCGGGTTGTTGGTTTCTTCCACCCAGGGGTAGCCCAGGTTTTTGAGGAAACTGTCGAACTTCTTGCTGTCCTTGGCCGGCACCTGCATGCCCACCAGAATGCGGCCGTAGTCCGCGCCCTGGTTGCGGTAGTGGAACAACGAGATATTCCAGGTCGGCGCCATCAGGCTCAGAAACTTGAACAGCGCGCCGGGGCGCTCTGGGAAGACAAAGCGCAGCAGACGCTCGTCCTGGGCCAGTGGCGAATGGCCGCCTACCATATGGCGCAGATGCTCCTTGGCCATCTCGTCAAAGGTCAGATCCAGGGCTTCAAAGCCGTGTTTCTGGAAGTTCTTGGTGATCTTTTCCGACTCGCCCCTGGTCGGCGTGGTCAGGCCCACGAACACATGGGCCTTGTCTTCATGGCTGATGCGGTAGTTGAACTCGGTCACATTGCGCGGGCCGCCGGGTAGCTTGCCCACGACCTCGCAAAAATGCTTGAAGCTGCCGCGCTCTTCGGGGATGGTCACGGCAAACAACGCCTCGCGCTCTTCGCCGACTTCGGCACGCTCGGCGACAAAGCGCAGGCGGTCGAAGTTCATATTGGCACCGCTCAGAATGGCGGCATAGGTCTCGCCCTTGGTCTTGTGCTTGGCCACATACTGCTTGATGGCGGCTACGCCCAGGGCGCCCGAGGGCTCGACGATGGAGCGCGTGTCGGTAAAGATGTCCTTGATGGCGGCGCAGACGGCGTCGGTATCCACCACCACAAAGTCATCGACCAGGCCCTGGGTGAGACGGAAGGTTTCCTCGCCCACCAGCTTCACGGCCGTGCCGTCGGCGAACAGGCCGACATCGGCCAGCTCCACGCGCTGGCCGGCCTCCACCGACTGCAGCATGGCGTTGGAGTCCTTGGTATGCACGCCGATCACTTTGACGTCAGGGCGCACGGCCTTGATGTAGTTGGCGATGCCGGCAATCAGACCGCCACCGCCGATGGGCACAAAAATGGCGTCCAGGCGCGGGCTGCCCAGCTTCTGCAGCTGGCTCAGCATTTCCATGGCGATCGTGCCCTGGCCGGCAATGACGTCGGGGTCGTCGAACGGGTGAACAAAGGTCAGCCCCTGTTCCTTTTGCAGCTTGACTGAGTGCTTGTAGGCGTCAGAGTAGCTGTCGCCTGCCAGCACCACTTCGCCGCCCAGAGCGGCGACCGCATCGATCTTGACCTGGGGTGTGGTCGTGGGCATCACGATCACGGCGCGGCAGCCCAGCTTCCTGGCGCTTAGCGCCGTGCCCTGGGCATGGTTGCCGGCTGAGGCGCAGATCACGCCTTTTTGCAACTGCTCGGCCGTGAGGTTGGCCATCTTGTTATAAGCGCCACGCAGCTTGAAGCTGAAGACAGGTTGCTGATCTTCGCGCTTGAGCAAAATCTTGTTGTGCAGGCGGCGCGTGAGATTCTTGGCGGGTTGCAGATCGGACTCCACGGCCACGTCGTAGACGCGGGCGTTGAGGATGCGGGTCAGATAGTCGGCGGGAGTCAGTGCTTGGGACATGGGCAAAAAGAGCAAATCAATTGCCTGGCGCCCAAGCAAGGCACAGTGTTTGTGAGAGCGGGCGCAGGATTGCGACCATCATAGGCTCTTGAAAGTGCGGCTGCAGTACTGGCTCAAGAGGTGGGTGCTGTCTGATGGAGAACTGAATGTGTATGGGCAAAAAAAAGCCCCCAGCTGTGAAGCTAGGGGCTGAATCCACCATTAGAGGAGGTGGAGGAGACAAATGGTGCGATACAGACTGGGACTTACCATGGTTCTGTGGTCCATCTGCGGGTTAGACCCCACAGGTAACGCTTGAGTTGTATTGTATGGGTTTCGTTTTTGCGGTGCAAAAAATATTCGGGTTTTTATGGATTTGATGCAAAATTGCAACAGTTTTGAGAGGAGATGCTATGGAATGCACGGTTAGTTGGACAGGCGCTGCAACGGGAACGCGCTCGGGCATGGGTTTTGTGGCAGAGACCGGCAGCGGTCATGTGGTCAATATGGACGGTGCGCCTGATGAAAAGACTCCGGCCAATGGTGGTCGCAATCAGGCGCCGCGCCCCATGGAGATGTTGCTGGCCGGTGCTGGTGGATGCACCGCCTATGACGTGGTGCTGATCTTGAAGCGTGGTCGCCACGATGTTCGAGGCTGTAGCGTTCAGCTGACTTCCGAGCGCGCAGAGACCGACCCCAAGGTATTCACCAAGATCCACATGCAGTTCACCGTCAGCGGCAAGAACCTGCCCGCAACTGCGGTGGAGCGCGCCATTGCCATGAGCCATGACAAATACTGCTCGGCGACCATCATGCTGGGCAAGACGGCAGAAATCACCACAGGCTTTGACATCATTGAAGCCTGACGGATATCGACTTCGGATATCCAAGATCAAAGAAAACGGGCTCTGTCAGGGCCCGTTTTCTTTGCATTAAGCCGCAAATCAGATGCGGTGAGCCGTGGTGGTCATGACTTTGGCGGCGAGACGCATCAAGCCTTGTATGGGGGGCGGCAGCTGTATGGCGCCCTCGTCGATGGCTGCTGCGGCATGGCGTTCTTCGTCATCCTTCATGCGTTCCACCACGGCGCGGGAGGCTTCATCCTCATCGGGCAGGCGTCCCAGATGGCTGGCCAAGTGGGCTGAGACCTGGTTTTCGGTTTCCACCACAAAACCCAGGCTGGCGGCATCGCTGACCTTGGCGGCAATCGTGCCAATGGCAAAGGCTCCGGCAAACCACAAGGGGTTCAGCAGTGAAGGGCGATCGCCCAGCGCATGCAGCCGCTCACGCGTCCAGGCCAGGTGGTCCATCTCTTCGCGTGCGGCATGCAGCAGATGCTCACGCAATTCCACATCCTTGGTCACCATGGCCTGAGCGTTGTAGAGCGCCTGTGCACAGACTTCGCCCACATGATTGACGCGCATCAAGGCGCCAGACAAGCGACGC
This window encodes:
- a CDS encoding adenosylcobinamide-GDP ribazoletransferase — its product is MQTLRHFLLAVQFFSRIPIHGRLAAWMGWSPEMQRASAAHLPGVGWLVGLWAAALVALIQWLTLASPWTPLLAAVISTAGTLWLTGGFHEDGLADVADGLGGFVTPERALEIMKDSRLGSYGVMALLMALLTKITLIAVLMSSVAAFWGPVPVMALLCCAHVLSRFTPLLLMHSLPHVGLAATSKTLNIAGKQLGWGGLVTGAIWCLPALGLLWWLGTWALIAKIVLACAIVTWLLQRWFRKRLGGMTGDCLGACQQLNELAILFAATLAVRPIL
- the ilvA gene encoding threonine ammonia-lyase, biosynthetic, producing MSQALTPADYLTRILNARVYDVAVESDLQPAKNLTRRLHNKILLKREDQQPVFSFKLRGAYNKMANLTAEQLQKGVICASAGNHAQGTALSARKLGCRAVIVMPTTTPQVKIDAVAALGGEVVLAGDSYSDAYKHSVKLQKEQGLTFVHPFDDPDVIAGQGTIAMEMLSQLQKLGSPRLDAIFVPIGGGGLIAGIANYIKAVRPDVKVIGVHTKDSNAMLQSVEAGQRVELADVGLFADGTAVKLVGEETFRLTQGLVDDFVVVDTDAVCAAIKDIFTDTRSIVEPSGALGVAAIKQYVAKHKTKGETYAAILSGANMNFDRLRFVAERAEVGEEREALFAVTIPEERGSFKHFCEVVGKLPGGPRNVTEFNYRISHEDKAHVFVGLTTPTRGESEKITKNFQKHGFEALDLTFDEMAKEHLRHMVGGHSPLAQDERLLRFVFPERPGALFKFLSLMAPTWNISLFHYRNQGADYGRILVGMQVPAKDSKKFDSFLKNLGYPWVEETNNPAYQLFLK
- a CDS encoding OsmC family protein, with product MECTVSWTGAATGTRSGMGFVAETGSGHVVNMDGAPDEKTPANGGRNQAPRPMEMLLAGAGGCTAYDVVLILKRGRHDVRGCSVQLTSERAETDPKVFTKIHMQFTVSGKNLPATAVERAIAMSHDKYCSATIMLGKTAEITTGFDIIEA
- the coq7 gene encoding 2-polyprenyl-3-methyl-6-methoxy-1,4-benzoquinone monooxygenase; the encoded protein is MDKFLTAADTALRTLFADPPAAERSPASGIAEADLSDEQRRLSGALMRVNHVGEVCAQALYNAQAMVTKDVELREHLLHAAREEMDHLAWTRERLHALGDRPSLLNPLWFAGAFAIGTIAAKVSDAASLGFVVETENQVSAHLASHLGRLPDEDEASRAVVERMKDDEERHAAAAIDEGAIQLPPPIQGLMRLAAKVMTTTAHRI